A single Amphiprion ocellaris isolate individual 3 ecotype Okinawa chromosome 15, ASM2253959v1, whole genome shotgun sequence DNA region contains:
- the tapbp.1 gene encoding TAP binding protein (tapasin), tandem duplicate 1 yields MTNFSTIYKLSLVALTCFFQVLLVEASTGSCPVLECWFVQEKAGRGGGLTGATTQEKSLLHIQTDAQSHDAASQKTPADINPDRVYFVTDPAATLCHHSLNPPRGSIKKPQCEINPFLPQPSTLTWVASLTDSALSPIYLEAEWFSSAFQGLNEQLGISTITRAPTGSKEHNVILSVTSKTLSVKSRLGEPVLLDCGFWTDPSSPLSGSGFAVEWRYQFRGNGRVVVAYDGKRDRLADTQEEGATLDFEGLHEKGNASLILQEAKVRHSGTYICSVYLPYLLAQVALDLEIVEPPSLSIHPSPLPLAVPGQTLNILCEASGFAPLSLDLSWEFKGADGKSRPLGSGSVTGHRQTWDGTYSQSTRLELDTSKLDLGTGGEITCMAVHPGGTRRASATLNVIGFSTPSIEDSMAMVGVALVLYGLIKFVSWTFSSSGSDETDQQDKKEK; encoded by the exons ATGACGAACTTTTCTACGATTTATAAACTGTCCTTGGTGGCCCTCACCTGCTTCTTCCAAG TTCTGCTGGTTGAAGCTTCGACCGGCAGCTGTCCAGTGTTGGAGTGCTGGTTTGTGCAGGAGAAGGCGGGTCGAGGAGGAGGTTTGACTGGAGCTACGACTCAGGAAAAATCCCTGCTTCACATCCAAACGGATGCACAGAGCCACGATGCAGCGTCCCAGAAAACTCCAGCCGACATCAACCCTGACAGAGTCTACTTTGTTACcg ACCCGGCTGCTACTCTGTGCCACCACTCTCTCAACCCTCCCAGAGGCTCCATCAAGAAGCCCCAGTGTGAGATCAACCCCTTCCTGCCGCAGCCCTCCACCCTCACATGGGTAGCTTCCCTCACAGACTCTGCCCTCAGCCCCATATACCTGGAAGCTGAATGGTTTTCATCCGCCTTTCAGGGCCTCAATGAACAGCTGGGCATTTCCACTATCACACGTGCTCCCACAGGCAGTAAAGAACACAATG TGATCCTGAGTGTTACCAGTAAAACGCTCTCGGTTAAGTCCAGACTGGGGGAACCTGTGCTGCTGGACTGCGGTTTCTGGACCGACCCTTCCTCGCCTCTGTCCGGGTCTGGCTTTGCCGTCGAGTGGCGCTACCAGTTCAGAGGCAACGGGCGAGTCGTTGTGGCTTACGACGGCAAGAGAGACCGCCTGGCTGATACTCAAGAGGAAGGGGCCACGCTGGACTTTGAGGGTTTGCACGAGAAAGGAAACGCATCCCTGATCCTGCAGGAGGCTAAAGTGCGTCACTCCGGGACGTATATCTGCTCAGTGTATCTGCCGTACCTCCTGGCTCAGGTGGCGTTGGACCTTGAGATTGTAG AACCTCCATCCCTGTCCATCCACCCCTCCCCTCTGCCTCTCGCTGTTCCAGGTCAGACTTTGAACATCCTGTGTGAAGCGTCCGGCTTCGCCCCGCTCTCCCTGGACCTGAGCTGGGAGTTTAAAGGTGCTGACGGGAAGTCCAGACCCTTGGGATCAGGCAGCGTAACGGGCCACAGGCAGACCTGGGACGGCACCTACAGCCAGAGCACCCGGCTGGAACTCGACACGTCTAAGCTGGACCTGGGCACAGGAGGGGAGATCACCTGCATGGCTGTCCATCCAGGAGGCACCCGACGAGCCAGTGCAACCCTCAACGTCATCg gatTCAGTACTCCCTCCATTGAGGACTCAATGGCGATGGTCGGTGTGGCACTAGTGCTTTATGGGCTTATCAAGTTTGTCTCATGGACCTTCAGCAGCTCAG GCTCAGATGAGACAGATCAACAAGATAAG AAAGAGAagtaa